One part of the Vicia villosa cultivar HV-30 ecotype Madison, WI linkage group LG6, Vvil1.0, whole genome shotgun sequence genome encodes these proteins:
- the LOC131613353 gene encoding uncharacterized protein LOC131613353: MAYYLADGIYPSYPTFVKSIRLPQSEPDKLFAKYQEGCRKDIERAFGVLQARFKIIREPARLWDINDLALIMRSCIILNNMIVEDERDIYAQNWTDYDQSEASESSTPESFSTEVLPAFANHVRARSVMRDSNVHHELQADLVKHIWEKFGIFHD; encoded by the coding sequence ATGGCATACTATCTTGCTGATGGTATCTACCCTTCTTATCCAACTTTCGTCAAATCAATTAGACTTCCTCAAAGTGAACCAGATAAGTTATTTGCAAAATATCAGGAGGGATGTCGGAAGGACATCGAACGTGCATTTGGGGTGTTGCAGGCTCGATTTAAAATCATCCGCGAACCAGCCCGTTTGTGGGACATAAACGATTTGGCTCTCATCATGAGGTCATGTATCATATTAAATAATATGATTGTTGAGGATGAACGAGATATATATGCTCAAAATTGGACAGATTATGATCAATCTGAGGCAAGTGAGTCTAGTACACCGGAGTCATTCTCGACCGAGGTGCTACCTGCATTTGCGAATCACGTGCGTGCTAGATCTGTGATGCGTGATTCAAATGTACATCACGAATTGCAAGCAGATCTAGTCAAACACATATGGGAAAAGTTCGGAATATTTCATGATTAA
- the LOC131613352 gene encoding uncharacterized protein LOC131613352: protein MDPNNNPFNTQNSTNYPFNYPNSNNYIFQNQSSNKQEFPFDIEAYKRQSEIEERYIINRFNERRNQIEGGYKHCGKRKYLNRDHTAANKRLIDDYFADQPTYDDAMFRRRFRMRKHVFLRIVGELSSSDNYFTQRVDATKKEGISPLAKCTTAMRMLAYGVAADAVDEYIKIGGTTALECLRRFCKGIIHLYEPVYLRAPTQDDLQRILRVSEMRGFPGMIGSIDCMHWEWKNCPTAWEGQFTRGDKGTTTVILEAVATYDLWIWHAFFGCPGTLNDINVLDRSPVFDDVEQC, encoded by the exons atggatcccaacaATAACCCTTTTAACACCCAAAATTCTACTAATTATCCTTTCAACTACCCAAATTCCAACAACTATATATTTCAAAATCAATCTTCCAACAAACAAG AATTTCCTTTTGATATTGAAGCTTACAAAAGGCAGTCTGAAATCGAAGAGAGGTATATCATCAACCGGTTTAATGAGCGGCGAAATCAAATAGAGGGAGGATATAAACATTGTGGCAAGAGAAAATATCTCAACAGAGATCATACAGCGGCAAATAAAAGACTAATTGACGATTACTTTGCAGACCAACCTACATACGATGATGCGATGTTTCGTCGACGATTTCGGATGCGGAAACATGTGTTCCTTCGGATCGTTGGGGAACTATCCAGTAGTGACAACTACTTCACCCAAAGAGTTGACGCAACAAAAAAAGAAGGTATATCTCCGTTAGCAAAATGTACCACGGCCATGCGAATGTTAGCATATGGTGTGGCGGCCGATGCGGTCGATGAATACATCAAAATAGGAGGTACTACAGCATTGGAGTGCTTACGTAGATTCTGTAAAGGAATCATACATTTGTATGAGCCAGTGTACCTCAGAGCCCCAACTCAAGATGACCTGCAAAGAATACTGCGTGTTAGTGAAATGCGGGGGTTCCCGGGGATGATTGGCAGTATTGATTGCATGCACTGGGAATGGAAAAATTGTCCTACAGCATGGGAAGGTCAATTTACCCGGGGAGATAAGGGAACCACCACTGTTATTCTTGAAGCAGTTGCAACTTATGATTTATGGATTTGGCATGCCTTTTTTGGATGTCCGGGCACATTGAACGATATAAATGTTTTAGATCGTTCACCTGTGTTCGATGATGTTGAACAGTGTTGA